Proteins from one Streptomyces genisteinicus genomic window:
- a CDS encoding carbohydrate ABC transporter permease: MRQAGTSPDGDARGPAPRPAGRPRPNRDGLVGYLFMSPWIAGFLLLTAGPMAASLYFAFTEYNLFDSPKWIGFDNFTEMLDDPRWRTSVEVTAKYVVIGTPVKLLLALGVAMLLAQSRRGQGFYRAAFYAPSLVGASVSVAIVWRALFSDDAVVDRTQSLFGMDVGGWIGDPSWVLYSLVALTVWQFGAPMVIFLAGLKQVPRELYEAAEVDGAGPWRRFWNITLPMISPVMFFNVLLETIHSFQIFGSAYVVSNSTCGPADATLVYTCYLYQQGFENSRMGFASAMAWMLLIAVGLVTAVLFWSQRRWVHYEEAAR; this comes from the coding sequence GTGCGGCAGGCCGGGACGTCCCCCGACGGCGACGCCCGCGGCCCCGCGCCCCGCCCCGCCGGACGGCCCCGGCCGAACCGGGACGGCCTCGTCGGCTACCTCTTCATGTCGCCCTGGATAGCGGGCTTCCTCCTGCTGACCGCGGGCCCCATGGCCGCCTCGCTCTACTTCGCCTTCACCGAGTACAACCTCTTCGACTCCCCGAAGTGGATCGGCTTCGACAACTTCACCGAGATGCTCGACGACCCGCGCTGGCGGACCTCCGTCGAGGTCACCGCGAAGTACGTCGTCATCGGCACGCCGGTCAAGCTGCTCCTCGCCCTCGGCGTCGCGATGCTGCTGGCGCAGAGCCGGCGCGGGCAGGGCTTCTACCGGGCGGCCTTCTACGCCCCGTCCCTCGTCGGCGCCAGCGTCTCCGTCGCCATCGTGTGGCGTGCCCTCTTCTCCGACGACGCGGTCGTCGACCGCACCCAGTCCCTCTTCGGGATGGACGTCGGCGGCTGGATCGGCGACCCCTCCTGGGTGCTGTACTCGCTGGTGGCGCTGACCGTCTGGCAGTTCGGCGCGCCGATGGTCATCTTCCTCGCCGGGCTCAAGCAGGTGCCGCGCGAGCTGTACGAGGCGGCGGAGGTGGACGGTGCCGGACCGTGGCGGCGCTTCTGGAACATCACGCTGCCGATGATCTCGCCGGTGATGTTCTTCAACGTCCTGCTGGAGACGATCCACTCGTTCCAGATCTTCGGCTCGGCGTACGTGGTCAGCAACAGCACCTGCGGACCGGCCGACGCCACCCTCGTCTACACCTGTTACCTGTACCAGCAAGGCTTCGAGAACAGCCGGATGGGCTTCGCGTCCGCCATGGCCTGGATGCTGCTGATCGCGGTCGGTCTGGTCACCGCCGTGCTGTTCTGGTCCCAGCGGCGCTGGGTGCACTACGAGGAGGCGGCCCGATGA
- a CDS encoding carbohydrate ABC transporter permease — MSTTSPAAVGRRTAPAAGTAPGTAQGPPRRFALLPTAALLLGAVYCLLPVAWVLVASTKSGSELFSTFTFLPGTGLADNLADLNAYREGIYWRWMANSGLYAGLGAVLSTAVSAVSGYALAVYRFRGREAVFNVLLAGVLMPPVILAVPQYLLMAEADLTDSRLSVLLPLILSPYGVYLGRIYAQAAVPGELVEAARMDGAGEWRIFLRIGVPLMSPGLVTIFLFQFTAIWNNFLLPYIMLSDDGKFPVTVGLFTLLAQGSTTPALYTLVITGALLAIVPLVALFLVIQRFWSLDLLSGAVKS; from the coding sequence ATGAGCACCACCAGCCCCGCCGCCGTGGGCCGCAGGACCGCGCCCGCGGCCGGCACCGCTCCCGGCACCGCCCAGGGGCCGCCGCGCAGGTTCGCCCTGCTGCCGACCGCGGCCCTGCTGCTCGGGGCCGTCTACTGCCTGCTGCCGGTGGCGTGGGTGCTCGTGGCCTCGACCAAGTCCGGCAGCGAGCTCTTCTCCACCTTCACCTTCCTGCCGGGCACCGGACTCGCGGACAACCTCGCGGACCTGAACGCCTACCGCGAGGGGATCTACTGGCGGTGGATGGCCAACTCCGGCCTGTACGCGGGCCTCGGGGCCGTCCTGTCGACCGCGGTCTCCGCGGTGTCCGGCTACGCGCTCGCGGTCTACCGGTTCCGCGGCCGGGAGGCCGTCTTCAATGTGCTCCTCGCGGGCGTGCTGATGCCCCCGGTGATCCTGGCCGTCCCCCAGTACCTGCTGATGGCCGAGGCGGACCTGACCGACTCCCGCCTGTCGGTGCTCCTGCCTCTGATCCTCTCCCCCTACGGTGTCTACCTCGGCCGGATCTACGCGCAGGCCGCGGTGCCCGGGGAGCTCGTCGAGGCCGCCCGCATGGACGGCGCGGGAGAGTGGCGGATCTTCCTGCGCATCGGCGTCCCGCTGATGTCGCCGGGCCTGGTGACGATCTTCCTCTTCCAGTTCACCGCGATCTGGAACAACTTCCTGCTCCCCTACATCATGCTGAGCGACGACGGGAAGTTCCCCGTGACGGTGGGCCTGTTCACCCTGCTCGCGCAGGGCAGCACCACACCGGCCCTCTACACGCTGGTGATCACCGGCGCCCTCCTCGCCATCGTGCCGCTCGTCGCCCTCTTCCTCGTCATCCAGCGGTTCTGGAGCCTGGACCTGCTGTCGGGGGCCGTAAAGTCATGA
- a CDS encoding carbohydrate ABC transporter permease, with product MTKPSASRGRRVPNGVRRAPYGFLLPAVVLFALFFALPIGYALWLSLHRIDVRGLGLGKGARQEVWAGLSNYTAALTDAELGHGALRVLGYGVIVVPVMLGLALLFALLLDTERVRARSFSRLAIFLPYAIPGVVAALLWGFLYLPDVSPFHYLLDRAGLPQPDLMDGGLLFGSLANIAVWGGTGFNMIVIYTALRSIPAEVYEAARLDGATPVQIALRIKIPMVAPSLVLTFFFSVIATLQVFSEPTTLKPLTNGISTTWSPLMKVYNDAFVAGNVYAASATAVVLALATFALSFALLRFADSRAKNRGTS from the coding sequence GTGACGAAGCCCTCCGCCTCCCGCGGGCGGCGGGTGCCGAACGGGGTGCGCCGCGCCCCGTACGGTTTCCTCCTCCCCGCCGTCGTGCTCTTCGCCCTGTTCTTCGCACTGCCCATCGGCTACGCCCTCTGGCTGAGCCTGCACCGGATCGACGTCCGGGGCCTCGGCCTCGGGAAGGGCGCCCGGCAGGAGGTCTGGGCCGGCCTGTCGAACTACACGGCCGCCCTCACCGACGCCGAGCTGGGCCACGGGGCGCTGCGGGTGCTGGGCTACGGCGTGATCGTGGTGCCCGTGATGCTGGGCCTCGCGCTGCTGTTCGCCCTGCTCCTGGACACCGAGCGGGTCCGGGCCCGGTCCTTCTCCCGGCTGGCGATCTTCCTCCCCTACGCGATCCCCGGTGTCGTGGCCGCCCTGCTCTGGGGCTTCCTGTACCTGCCGGACGTGAGCCCCTTCCACTACCTGCTGGACCGGGCGGGACTGCCGCAGCCGGACCTGATGGACGGGGGCCTGCTCTTCGGCTCCCTGGCCAACATCGCCGTCTGGGGCGGCACCGGCTTCAACATGATCGTGATCTACACCGCGCTGCGCTCGATTCCGGCGGAGGTGTACGAGGCGGCACGCCTCGACGGCGCGACCCCGGTGCAGATCGCGCTGCGGATCAAGATCCCCATGGTGGCGCCCTCACTGGTGCTGACGTTCTTCTTCTCCGTCATCGCCACGCTCCAGGTCTTCAGCGAGCCGACCACGCTCAAGCCGCTGACCAACGGCATCTCGACCACCTGGAGCCCGCTGATGAAGGTGTACAACGACGCCTTCGTCGCCGGGAACGTGTACGCGGCGTCCGCGACGGCGGTGGTCCTCGCCCTCGCCACCTTCGCGCTCTCCTTCGCCCTGCTGCGGTTCGCCGACTCCCGCGCCAAGAACCGAGGAACCTCATGA
- a CDS encoding glycoside hydrolase family 53 protein: MHAAPSPIRQTRGLLRTAALTALAALLTAALPAAGARAAATLTNTGFESGATGWSTWSATGQDAASYTEAGGRSGSSRLTHWSASAYRVETYQYLSGLADGTYTLTAWVRSSGGQNAAYLALRNCGSAEQRTDLPVTSNGAWMRLVTSVAVTGGGCTVSINSDARAGNWINVDDLSFTRGSTGLPVKGVDVSSLRKSQDLGGVYRDASGTAGDPLALLKSAGAGYGRLKVWVDPADGYNDRARVLQTAKRLKANGMKLLVDFHYSDIWADPGAQTKPAAWSAHTYDQLRADVYAHTHDVLNALKAQGTPADMVQIGNEINTGLLWPEGSTDDWDRTAGLLRSGIDAARAVAPSTRIALHLAHGGDNALYRWWFDNATARGVSFDVIAVSFYGYWHGALSDLQANLDDISARYGKQVMVAETAYPFRLDSKDAHENIIDLPAELAAGYPATPAGQAQWLRDVMNVVEAVPGGRGLGVFYWEPAWTAVPGNGWDPADPSSGNGWENQALFDYADRLLPAAAWMRHR, translated from the coding sequence ATGCACGCAGCCCCATCCCCTATCCGGCAGACCCGCGGACTGCTGCGGACCGCCGCACTGACCGCGCTCGCCGCCCTGCTCACCGCGGCCCTGCCCGCCGCGGGCGCCCGTGCGGCGGCCACTCTCACCAACACCGGCTTCGAGTCCGGCGCCACCGGCTGGTCCACCTGGTCCGCCACCGGCCAGGACGCCGCCTCGTACACCGAGGCCGGCGGCCGCAGCGGCAGCAGCCGCCTCACCCACTGGTCCGCCTCCGCCTACCGGGTCGAGACGTACCAGTACCTGTCCGGCCTCGCCGACGGCACCTACACCCTCACCGCCTGGGTCCGCTCCAGCGGCGGCCAGAACGCCGCCTACCTGGCCCTGCGCAACTGCGGGTCCGCCGAGCAGCGAACCGACCTGCCCGTCACATCGAACGGCGCTTGGATGCGCCTGGTCACCTCGGTGGCCGTCACCGGCGGCGGATGCACGGTGAGCATCAACTCCGACGCACGCGCCGGGAACTGGATCAACGTCGACGACCTGTCCTTCACCCGCGGGTCGACCGGCCTGCCCGTGAAGGGCGTGGACGTCTCCTCGCTGAGGAAGAGCCAGGACCTGGGCGGTGTCTACCGCGACGCCTCGGGCACGGCCGGGGACCCCCTCGCCCTCCTGAAGTCCGCGGGCGCGGGCTACGGGCGGCTCAAGGTCTGGGTCGACCCCGCCGACGGCTACAACGACAGGGCCCGTGTCCTCCAGACGGCGAAGCGCCTCAAGGCGAACGGTATGAAGCTCCTGGTCGACTTCCACTACTCCGACATCTGGGCCGACCCAGGCGCCCAGACCAAGCCCGCGGCCTGGTCGGCGCACACCTACGACCAGCTGAGGGCGGACGTGTACGCGCACACCCACGACGTCCTGAACGCGCTGAAGGCCCAGGGCACCCCGGCCGACATGGTGCAGATAGGCAACGAGATCAACACCGGTCTGCTCTGGCCGGAGGGATCGACGGACGACTGGGACCGCACCGCCGGCCTGCTGCGATCCGGCATCGACGCCGCCAGGGCCGTCGCCCCGTCCACCCGGATCGCCCTCCACCTGGCGCACGGCGGCGACAACGCGCTCTACCGCTGGTGGTTCGACAACGCCACCGCCCGCGGCGTCTCCTTCGACGTCATCGCCGTCTCCTTCTACGGCTACTGGCACGGAGCCCTGTCCGACCTCCAGGCCAACCTCGACGACATCTCCGCCCGCTACGGCAAGCAGGTGATGGTCGCCGAGACCGCGTACCCGTTCCGCCTGGACAGCAAGGACGCGCACGAGAACATCATCGACCTGCCCGCCGAACTGGCCGCGGGGTACCCGGCGACCCCGGCCGGACAGGCCCAGTGGCTCCGCGACGTCATGAACGTCGTCGAGGCCGTGCCGGGCGGGCGCGGACTGGGCGTCTTCTACTGGGAGCCTGCCTGGACGGCCGTCCCGGGCAACGGCTGGGACCCGGCCGACCCGTCGTCCGGCAACGGCTGGGAGAACCAGGCGCTGTTCGACTACGCCGACCGCCTGCTGCCGGCGGCGGCCTGGATGCGGCACCGCTGA
- a CDS encoding ABC transporter substrate-binding protein, translating to MSHTLHRRLAATATAVVIGASALTACGSSDGDGGSADSGPVSLTYWAWAPGMDKVAALWNAKHPEIRVTVQKQASGDDLVTKIITAAKAKKAPDLVQAEYQALPTLVSNDALADISGEVGGIEKQFAPGVWQQTTLGTDAVYAVPQDSGPMMFYYRADLFESYGLQVPVTWDEFAETARALKRKAPDKALTTFSSNDSGLFAGLAQQAGAKWWTVEGQKWKVGIDDEATRKVADFWGGLVEEGAIDNQPMYTPAWNKALNTGDQIAWVSAVWAPGTLTTAAPDTKGKWKMAPLPQWSENEDTTGSWGGSTTAVTTDSRHKEAAAEFASWLNTDPEALAALVKESGIYPAATAAQTSGALASSHAFFANQPDFYAKAAEIAETAAPAHWGPNVNVAYAGFKDAFGKAAKAKSGFGAALATMQDVTVADLEKQGFEAAR from the coding sequence ATGTCCCACACGCTGCACCGCCGCCTCGCGGCGACCGCCACGGCCGTCGTCATCGGCGCCTCCGCCCTCACCGCCTGCGGCTCGTCCGACGGGGACGGCGGCTCCGCGGACTCCGGCCCGGTGTCCCTCACCTACTGGGCCTGGGCCCCCGGCATGGACAAGGTGGCGGCCCTGTGGAACGCGAAGCACCCGGAGATCAGGGTCACGGTGCAGAAGCAGGCGTCCGGCGACGACCTGGTCACCAAGATCATCACGGCCGCGAAGGCGAAGAAGGCGCCCGACCTGGTGCAGGCCGAGTACCAGGCGCTGCCGACGCTGGTCAGCAACGACGCGCTCGCCGACATATCCGGTGAGGTCGGCGGCATCGAGAAGCAGTTCGCCCCCGGCGTGTGGCAGCAGACGACGCTCGGCACCGACGCCGTGTACGCCGTGCCGCAGGACTCCGGGCCGATGATGTTCTACTACCGTGCCGACCTCTTCGAGAGCTACGGCCTTCAGGTCCCGGTGACCTGGGACGAGTTCGCCGAGACGGCCCGCGCGCTGAAGAGGAAGGCGCCGGACAAGGCGCTGACGACCTTCTCCTCCAACGACTCCGGCCTCTTCGCCGGTCTCGCCCAGCAGGCGGGCGCGAAGTGGTGGACCGTCGAGGGGCAGAAGTGGAAGGTCGGCATCGACGACGAGGCGACCCGCAAGGTCGCCGACTTCTGGGGCGGCCTCGTCGAGGAGGGCGCGATCGACAACCAGCCCATGTACACGCCGGCCTGGAACAAGGCGCTCAACACCGGTGACCAGATCGCCTGGGTGAGTGCGGTGTGGGCGCCCGGCACGCTGACCACGGCGGCGCCCGACACCAAGGGCAAGTGGAAGATGGCCCCCCTCCCCCAGTGGTCCGAGAACGAGGACACCACCGGCAGCTGGGGCGGCTCCACCACGGCCGTCACCACCGACTCCCGTCACAAGGAGGCGGCCGCGGAGTTCGCCTCGTGGCTCAACACCGACCCGGAGGCGCTGGCGGCGCTGGTGAAGGAGAGCGGGATCTACCCGGCGGCCACCGCGGCGCAGACCAGCGGCGCGCTGGCCTCGTCCCACGCCTTCTTCGCGAACCAGCCCGACTTCTACGCGAAGGCCGCCGAGATCGCGGAGACGGCGGCGCCCGCCCACTGGGGCCCCAACGTGAACGTCGCGTACGCCGGCTTCAAGGACGCCTTCGGCAAGGCGGCCAAGGCGAAGTCCGGCTTCGGCGCCGCCCTGGCCACCATGCAGGACGTCACGGTCGCGGACCTGGAGAAGCAGGGCTTCGAGGCCGCGCGGTGA
- a CDS encoding beta-galactosidase codes for MPETTDRGARRLAFGGDYNPEQWPQSVWEEDVRLMREAGVTMVSLGIFSWALLEPEPGVHDFGWLDRILDLLHENGVRADLGTPTVSPPAWFYRAHPDALPVTREGVRFAFGSRAAICHSNPAYREAAARITTALARRYAGHPALAMWHVHNEYGVPVSACWCDTCAAHFRRWLGDRYGTVEAVNDAWGTAFWGLAYRSLDEIDPPRLTPTAGNPAHQLDYRRFADDTLRENFRAERDILHRLAPGIPVTTNFMTALSQCDTVDYWAWGREVDLVTNDHYLITDGRRTHVNLAMAADLTRSVAGGAPWLLLEHSTSGVSWQPRNPAKSPGEMARNSLAHVARGSEGAMFFQWRQSRKGAEKFHSAMLPHAGTDSRVWREVVELGASVASLASVRGTRTVPDAAMLWDWQSWWAQTLEWRPSEDHDARERADAFYETLYDRHLTVDFAHPEADLSRYPLVVVPALYLASEETGRNLRAYAEGGGTLVVSYFSGIVDEHDAVHPGAYPGVLRDVLGLTVEEWSPLGEGETVGITGPGGASLTGDVWSEFVVPRGAETVWTYADGPAAGRPAVTRHRIGDGTAWYVSTRLDAPALDTVLGAAFEDAGIDPRGELPRDVELVRREGDGGTHLFAVNHTGHDAKVPLEAPGTELLTGERADGHLAVPAGTVRVVRLDDRGGPGSGLGA; via the coding sequence ATGCCGGAGACCACTGACCGGGGCGCCCGCCGGCTCGCGTTCGGCGGGGACTACAACCCCGAGCAATGGCCCCAGAGCGTCTGGGAGGAGGACGTCCGGCTGATGCGCGAAGCCGGCGTCACCATGGTCAGCCTCGGGATCTTCTCCTGGGCCCTGCTCGAACCCGAGCCCGGCGTCCACGACTTCGGCTGGCTCGACCGGATCCTGGACCTGCTGCACGAGAACGGCGTCCGGGCCGACCTCGGCACCCCCACCGTCTCCCCGCCCGCCTGGTTCTACCGGGCCCACCCCGACGCTCTTCCCGTCACCCGCGAGGGCGTCCGCTTCGCCTTCGGCTCACGCGCCGCCATCTGCCACAGCAACCCCGCCTACCGCGAGGCCGCCGCACGGATCACCACCGCACTCGCCCGCCGCTACGCCGGGCACCCCGCCCTCGCCATGTGGCACGTGCACAACGAGTACGGCGTCCCCGTCAGCGCCTGCTGGTGCGACACCTGCGCCGCGCACTTCCGCCGCTGGCTCGGCGACCGCTACGGCACCGTCGAAGCGGTCAACGACGCCTGGGGAACCGCCTTCTGGGGCCTCGCCTACCGCTCCCTCGACGAGATCGACCCGCCCCGCCTGACGCCCACCGCCGGCAACCCCGCGCACCAGCTGGACTACCGCCGCTTCGCCGACGACACCCTGCGGGAGAACTTCCGTGCCGAGCGGGACATCCTCCACCGCCTCGCCCCCGGCATCCCCGTCACCACCAACTTCATGACCGCGCTCAGCCAGTGCGACACCGTCGACTACTGGGCCTGGGGACGCGAGGTCGACCTCGTCACCAACGACCACTACCTGATCACGGACGGCCGCCGCACCCACGTCAACCTCGCGATGGCCGCCGACCTCACGCGCTCGGTCGCGGGCGGCGCGCCCTGGCTGCTGCTGGAGCACTCCACCAGCGGGGTCAGCTGGCAGCCCCGCAACCCGGCCAAGAGCCCCGGCGAGATGGCCCGCAACTCCCTCGCCCACGTGGCGCGCGGCTCCGAGGGCGCCATGTTCTTCCAGTGGCGCCAGTCGCGGAAGGGTGCCGAGAAGTTCCACTCGGCGATGCTGCCGCACGCCGGGACCGACTCCCGCGTCTGGCGGGAGGTGGTGGAACTCGGCGCCTCCGTCGCCTCGCTCGCCTCCGTCCGGGGCACCCGCACCGTCCCCGACGCGGCGATGCTCTGGGACTGGCAGTCCTGGTGGGCGCAGACCCTCGAATGGCGTCCCAGCGAGGACCACGACGCCCGCGAGCGCGCCGACGCCTTCTACGAGACCCTCTACGACCGCCACCTGACGGTCGACTTCGCCCACCCCGAAGCAGACCTCTCGCGCTACCCCCTCGTCGTCGTCCCCGCCCTGTACCTCGCGTCCGAGGAGACCGGCCGCAATCTGCGGGCCTACGCCGAGGGCGGCGGCACCCTGGTCGTCTCGTACTTCTCCGGCATCGTCGACGAGCACGACGCGGTCCACCCCGGTGCCTACCCCGGTGTGCTGCGCGACGTGCTGGGCCTGACCGTCGAGGAGTGGTCGCCCCTCGGCGAGGGCGAGACGGTGGGCATCACCGGACCGGGCGGCGCGAGCCTGACCGGCGACGTCTGGAGCGAGTTCGTCGTCCCGCGCGGCGCCGAGACCGTGTGGACCTACGCCGACGGCCCCGCCGCCGGCCGCCCGGCCGTCACCCGGCACCGCATCGGCGACGGCACCGCCTGGTACGTCTCCACCCGCCTTGACGCCCCCGCCCTGGACACCGTCCTCGGCGCCGCCTTCGAGGACGCCGGCATCGACCCGCGCGGCGAGCTTCCCCGCGACGTCGAGCTGGTGCGCCGCGAAGGCGACGGCGGCACCCACCTGTTCGCCGTCAACCACACCGGCCACGACGCGAAGGTGCCCCTGGAGGCCCCCGGGACCGAGCTGCTCACCGGGGAGCGGGCCGACGGACACCTCGCCGTCCCGGCGGGCACGGTCCGCGTCGTCCGCCTCGACGACCGCGGCGGACCCGGTTCCGGCCTCGGAGCCTGA
- a CDS encoding ABC transporter substrate-binding protein — MRMSRYMERRSFLKATGVTLAGAGLTAAGCGGGSGSSGGTVTIRYAWWGADDRAKKINETIALFEKKHPKIKVKTDFQQYADFWKKFNTQAAGGNPPDVFQNAVGFLRKYDAKRVLLDLSQQAGKGNLDLRNFRAGLEKFGEVDGKLLGVPVGSNSMGYVIDEKVYEKAGVAPEPGWTWDEWRDGLVAIHDKGGTAGDSGAYGVMYLYDLILRQQGKAFFTEKDLGFTESELAAYWDEALKGVKSGLYADQKKVEQVKPKSALAAGLAGGEFTWDNFTARYSAEGKSSYTIAPIPTLDGKRTGQYLGSLMLSGSARTKHPAEVAAFINFMVHDPEAGRIMGYDRGVLSTTEQYEAFQPTDPVSKKIAAYEQRIADAGLLEPITPHPAGADIVEAAFLRIAGDMALGKASAADSAKQFFTEAKTALGA, encoded by the coding sequence ATGCGTATGTCCAGGTACATGGAGCGGCGGTCCTTCCTCAAGGCCACCGGTGTGACGCTGGCGGGCGCCGGGCTCACCGCCGCAGGCTGCGGTGGGGGCAGCGGTTCCTCGGGCGGCACGGTGACCATTCGCTACGCGTGGTGGGGCGCCGACGACCGGGCGAAGAAGATCAACGAGACGATCGCCCTCTTCGAGAAGAAGCACCCGAAGATCAAGGTCAAGACCGACTTCCAGCAGTACGCCGACTTCTGGAAGAAGTTCAACACCCAGGCCGCGGGCGGCAACCCGCCGGACGTCTTCCAGAACGCCGTCGGCTTCCTGCGCAAGTACGACGCCAAGCGCGTGCTGCTCGACCTCTCCCAGCAGGCCGGCAAGGGCAACCTGGACCTGCGCAACTTCCGCGCCGGACTGGAGAAGTTCGGCGAGGTCGACGGCAAGCTCCTGGGCGTCCCCGTCGGTTCGAACTCGATGGGCTACGTCATCGACGAGAAGGTCTACGAGAAGGCCGGTGTCGCTCCCGAGCCGGGCTGGACGTGGGACGAATGGCGCGACGGTCTCGTCGCGATCCACGACAAGGGCGGTACCGCCGGCGACTCCGGCGCCTACGGCGTCATGTACCTCTACGACCTGATCCTGCGCCAGCAGGGGAAGGCGTTCTTCACCGAGAAGGACCTCGGCTTCACCGAGAGCGAGCTCGCGGCCTACTGGGACGAGGCGCTGAAGGGCGTCAAGTCCGGCCTCTACGCGGACCAGAAGAAGGTCGAGCAGGTCAAGCCCAAGTCCGCGCTCGCCGCGGGCCTCGCCGGGGGCGAGTTCACCTGGGACAACTTCACCGCCCGCTACTCCGCCGAGGGCAAGAGCTCCTACACGATCGCCCCCATCCCGACCCTCGACGGCAAGCGCACCGGCCAGTACCTGGGCTCCCTGATGCTCAGCGGCAGCGCCCGCACCAAGCACCCCGCCGAGGTGGCCGCCTTCATCAACTTCATGGTCCACGACCCCGAGGCCGGCCGGATCATGGGCTACGACCGCGGTGTGCTCTCCACCACCGAGCAGTACGAGGCCTTCCAGCCCACCGATCCGGTCAGCAAGAAGATCGCCGCGTACGAGCAGCGGATAGCCGACGCCGGGCTCCTGGAGCCGATCACCCCGCACCCGGCCGGCGCCGACATCGTCGAGGCCGCGTTCCTGCGGATCGCGGGCGACATGGCGCTGGGCAAGGCATCCGCCGCGGACTCCGCGAAGCAGTTCTTCACCGAGGCGAAGACCGCCCTCGGCGCCTGA
- a CDS encoding LacI family DNA-binding transcriptional regulator, with translation MNRGPEGRRRPVTIHDVAREAGVSRGTVSRVLNGGHYVSPAAQTAVNNAIRRTGYVVNRHARSLITGRSDSVAFLLTEPQERFFEDPNFNVLLRSCTQELASQDIPLLLMIAGNEDERRRNLRYIQAGHVDGVLLVSSHSGDPVAGELDAAGIPVVACGKPIGQQARISYVAADDRDGARQMVRFLYESGRRRIATVSGPPDTPGGVERLAGYRETLAECGLPVDEALIAAGDYSRASGGRAAEQLLERAPDIDAVFVASDLMADGVLDALARAGRSVPGDVAVGGFDDSPAALAAAPRLTTIRQPFDRISKEMVRMLMARIGGEDPAAVILPTELVRRESA, from the coding sequence ATGAACCGCGGCCCAGAGGGCAGACGCCGGCCGGTCACGATCCACGACGTGGCACGCGAGGCCGGGGTGTCGCGCGGCACCGTCTCACGCGTCCTCAACGGCGGGCACTACGTCAGCCCCGCGGCGCAGACGGCCGTGAACAACGCGATCCGCCGGACCGGGTACGTGGTCAACCGGCACGCGCGCTCGCTGATCACCGGACGGTCCGACTCGGTGGCCTTCCTGCTCACCGAGCCGCAGGAGCGGTTCTTCGAGGATCCCAACTTCAACGTGCTGCTGCGGTCCTGCACCCAGGAGCTCGCCTCGCAGGACATCCCGCTGCTGCTGATGATCGCCGGCAACGAGGACGAACGGCGGCGGAACCTCCGCTACATCCAGGCCGGGCACGTGGACGGGGTCCTGCTGGTCTCCAGCCACTCGGGCGACCCGGTGGCGGGCGAGCTGGACGCGGCGGGCATCCCGGTCGTCGCCTGCGGCAAGCCGATCGGGCAGCAGGCGCGCATCAGCTACGTCGCGGCCGACGACCGCGACGGGGCGCGGCAGATGGTGCGCTTCCTGTACGAGTCGGGGCGCCGCCGGATCGCCACCGTGTCCGGTCCCCCGGACACGCCGGGCGGGGTCGAGCGGCTGGCCGGCTACCGCGAGACGCTCGCCGAGTGCGGTCTGCCCGTCGACGAGGCGCTGATCGCGGCCGGCGACTACAGCAGGGCGAGCGGCGGCCGGGCCGCGGAGCAGCTGCTGGAGCGCGCCCCGGACATCGACGCCGTGTTCGTCGCGTCCGATCTGATGGCCGACGGCGTCCTCGACGCGCTCGCCCGCGCCGGGCGGTCGGTGCCCGGGGACGTGGCCGTCGGAGGTTTCGACGACTCGCCGGCGGCGCTGGCCGCTGCGCCCCGGCTCACCACGATCCGCCAGCCGTTCGACCGGATCAGCAAGGAGATGGTGCGCATGCTGATGGCGCGGATCGGCGGCGAGGACCCGGCCGCCGTGATCCTCCCCACCGAGCTGGTCCGCCGCGAGTCCGCCTGA